GTTGGGGAGATGATACGGATAGAAAGTATGCACCGAAGGGAGACACTGAGGCAGAAACTTCCCATGGATAATGGATAAGTGGGACATTATAATCGCTCCCTCGGGTGAATAAATCCCTTTTCAGGAGCGGTAATAGCACAGATAACGGACCGGGATGATTTTGATATGTGTTGTGGCAAGAAACCATTGAATCTCTGTCAttactgtgtctgtgtcctgtCATCACTCtttcatgcgcacacacacacacacacacacacacacacacacacacagatactcagCCCACACACTAATTCACAGACTGGCCCAAATTAAATGTCTCAGAAATGTTAGACTATTATCCCTAGCTATTACCTTCATCATCTTGCCGTGGAAACTAATAATACTGTGATTTTAATCAACTGTATCAATGCTACTATTGCTTGGTCTTCTGTTAGATATGTCAAAGGTACAAAGTAATGTTCCACTATCTCTTATTCCAGTTTAAATTGATGTTcttgctctataaataaaactGGGGGTTGCAAGCTGGTGGATGGAAGCCAGTGACAGTCCAGCCAGCTCTGTACTGTAGTAGCTCCTCAAATGTCTTATATGTAGCTGTCGCAGCAGTTGGCACGTTATATCGACCTCATGAAGATATTGCTCTTCATGTCTTTCAGTGCAACGTACGTGCATGCAGCATTTCAAAGAAATGAGCACACACCCTCGGATGTTCAACTTCTCAGAGCCTTTTGCAAAACCCTCAGAACGGCttggaaaacacacagcacaaaagGCACAACTTATCAACAGTGCATGACAGAGCAAAGCCTGGACACCATGCCAAGACAAGCACAGCCAATGGCAATGACAGATTACCAGGATGTTAGTTTGGAAACTCTTATATCAGAATATGCTTTGAACCAGCATGGAACAATTTTGAGTATGTTTGCTTCTAAATTATACAACCCAAAATAATCATTCATCTCATAACACTTCAATGTTCTCCAAACAGTTCAATGTTCTGTTGAATGGTCAGAATCTCTTACTTCATGtagagaaacaaataaaatgttcagAGTTAACAGCCTAACAATACAATGGATTACAGATTAGTTGGAGCCAGGTAAATCAGAATAACCCTATTAGTAAATATGTTGCCATTTAGGCAGCTGCCAAAAGGTCCCTGAAATAATGTCACTGGgttcacttggacatcaaattcaaggacttttcaatgcttcaaggtcttgtttggtgaagtTCAAGGACTCAAAGTGCCATGTTTTGGGATAAAACATGACGTTGGTCAAAAGTAGACATCATGGAGGCCTCATTTTTTACGCATCAGGTCAAGAAATCATGGTCAAATCATTCACTTATAaggccattcattcattatcaaaaactttcaaggcctttttttatttttctcaaatccacaaactttcaagggttttcaaggcctgtgggaaccctgatgATAAACCAACAGGAGTGCAGAGGTCATGAGCCTAAACAGGCAAGTGGCAAACTGTGGAGTTTGTCACCCGTCTCTCCTGGCACAACCTATCAAGAAATAACCTTGACACTAATGAACTATCAAAACCATCTAGCAATTATACTCAAGCAGTTGAGTGAGTAATTGCTCCATTGTTAAGCCTCCCCTTGGCCCATAAGGGCATTGAACTATAATTGGCTacaatttttactttatttacaaTGACATTAGCcaactgtttttcttctttctgttaagctcgtgtgagagagaggaaatcagagaatcagagaaacagagagagggagggagagtttCACACTGGAAAGAGACCTACTGGCTTTCTCCAGTAACCTGCCTGTCCATTTAACTGATTAGTTGACACCATGACCAACACTAACATCCTTGTACTAAATAGGTTATTTGATAGCTCTGGAAACATAATATGCTACTGGAAATACATCCCCTTATTACATCTTTTTTCTACTATATTTCTAAGCTTGTTTTTAATTGCTTTTCAACATCTAGCTTTGTTATTCAATGAAagctcaatatggagaaggaATGACTGGGTGTGACTCGCATATGAcaaaataaactgtatttattgTTCTCAGTGTGCACAGCTGATGTACATGATGCTAGTCAAATGGGACTAGCAGGGCCTCTGAGGAGCCCAGGCCAAACCCATATGAATTAGGTCATATCCCCCATCTTTGCCTTTTAATAAACATTCTGGCCATGCTGATGTCTCTGAAGATTTTGATATCAACACGGACAAAATGACATGGATATAGTGTCATTCAAGCAAACAGGGCTGGGTTTCCAGTGGCAACATGGGTGGGAGAACAGGCCAGTCTTTGTTAGAAGCTTTAGtatcacagcagagagagaagccattGTGCTCCAGAAAAGCCTCCTTATGGTTCATGTCCTCAGATTGTAATGGATCCTCAGCCCCAGTTTAACAAATGCAACTCACTCCAACCGACACTATATGCATTTCAATGGGGCTAGTTACTGGAATTGAGCTGTCTTTGTTGTCATCAGCAAATCAAGTATACCAAGGATATACAacctcccatccatccatccatccatccatccatccatccatccatccatccatccatccatcccaaaAGAGAGGACTGaagtcacaggttcaaagacAACATACTGTTCATGATAGTAATGTGAGAATATTCAACTTGATGGTATGGATGGTGAGCTAGTTCAGATATTGACCAAGTGAagactgtgatgtcatcatttaAACAGACCAAGGGTAAATTAAAATAACCAGAACACAAAAACtggattttctctgtttttttaatctcacaaAAATGAATGCTTCTGTTCCTGAAAAGAGATATGGAGTAGTCTAGAAAAGAAAACTTCTTTGAAAGCACAGTTCTCACTTTACAGAGGTGTTTAGAGGAACATTTCATGGTTTGTTTCAGGCACTTGGAATAATAACAACATTCCCTTCTGAATGACAAATACATCTTTGGTCCTGcatgtaattaaaaaaataagtcaAGTGAAGCCAGTGTATGAAAATAACACAAGCTCCGATGTTTGTTTcctcaaaaatgtatttctctgtcatttGACATATAGAAAGCTTCATATAgactttatctttttttttacttaaataagaaaagatatTATCGCTACATCTGAGAAATGACCAGCAATCTTATAGATGTTTTGCAAGAGAaaataagtgagaaaaaaaaaatacatgtgtcGGCTCAAATCAGATGTACAGCAGTACAAGATTGTTTTTCGTCAAGTCACATTTGGCAAACATGGATTtctattttttgtgtgttttcagttctttccagtccttttcctttgAAAGGTAAAGAGCGATGCCACCAAGCCTCCTCTCATCccagaagacagagacagagaaagagagagacatccaCCTCTGTCCTGGCTGTAGTTCAGTTACAAGGCAGCCATGTCTGGTATGAATTACTGCAGGGCGAGACCAGAGGCGGCTGCACATGAGCTATATAATAATTACTGAAGTTGATGTCCTGTACATAAGGAGCCGGCTGGTAGTAACACGTGACGTTAGTGACAGTGGGGATGGCGTTCTGCTCAGCCAGCACCTTCAGCGCCAGCATGGAGATGAGGCTGAGCGTCTGGCGGCGCTCGTGGCCCATCAGACACACGGTGCTCTCGTTCACCACGTGGTGCAGAGTCATCAGGCACTCGTACCGTTTGTGCTCCATCCCGGCAAAGTGGTTCTGGAGGTAGGCCTCCAGCTTCCGCTGCTGCTCGCCTATGTCGGGGAAGTCAATGAAGAAGCGCGAGCACATGTAGCGCTGCATCTGCTTCATGTCCGCCTCCGACGAGGCTCTGAACCCCCgcaccagcaggtggcagtacTTCAACAAGCCGCCCCCTCTGATTTCCTCGGGGCTGCGTGTGGCGATGGTCCTCCGACACAGGTGGTCCATGGCCTCTTCGAAGTCCCCGTACACGCTCTCCCCGAGCACTGTGGGGTGAAAGCTCTCGGACATCGGCGTCTCCGAGCAGCGGTCGAACAAGAGCAGAGAGTCTAGGCAAATCTGGAAGGAGTCCACGCTGAATTCAAACTGCCGTCGCAAAGAGTCCACGAATTTTAGCTCCACGTTCTTGCCCGTGTTGTTGGACAGCGAGATGAGGCTCCAGCGGTCGGTGTCATTGCAGACTTTCACCAGTTTCTGTACGTAGGCCTCTTTGAGGGTCAGTGCTGTGATGCGCTCCTTAGAGACCCCGGCCGGCAAGAAGTCCAACAGGCAGTCCAGCACCACATCCTTCACCAGACGGAAGGCCTGGTCGTCTTTCAGCGACACGCCAAAGATCAGGTCCAGGTCCTTGTAGCCCAGTCCGGTGTCCTGGTGGAGCACATGGCTGGCAGCAGAGCCATTCAGCCTCACattgttaacacacacacccctctcctccagcctcgCCTGCACCACCTGGACAGGGATGAGACACAGATACAGCACGTTATTCATACaatcatatatacagtatatacaggcATGTCTACATGTTTTCTCTACAGAAGATAATAGTGAGTGAAaggaaactgaatgaatgaatccaaAGAATTCTGAAATCCACCATGGACTTTGTAATTATACAAACACTGAAAAACCCCACCGAAATCTGCAAACACTCAAGTCAAACTCTTGAGATTTCCTAATAAGCTCCACGTGGGCCTAATGAAAATCAATAGTTTGTGAAGGCGAGATCAATACTGCTGCTCACAAAAGTCCATTTCATCACCGTCATCCTCAGTCTGAGTGAAACCTAAGGGGCTCAGACAAAGAGCAGCGGAGCTGGTGTGACTCTGCTCCAGGTCCAGCTCCCTGTGGGTGTCTGGATGGCACCAGAAACCACAGCAAGATTTACGCCTATGAactgtgagtgacagagagcaaACACTCATCTGCTAGACTGATAGTGTCCTATGAGAAAACTCCTGCTTTAGGCCAACCCTCCCAACCTCGGGTCACCAAGGGTCAGCAGCatttcccttcctccatcccaaTGACCTGTAAGACGGTTAAATCAGGGCGTCTTGCCACATGTGAAGTGGATGTCTAACGCCTGACACTTGTAGCTCTGTGATCTACAGCTGGGCAGGGCTGAGCGCTGGTATGTCAACTTCACTACGAGCAAGCACAAAGGGAAAAGACATCAAAGATGGGATACATCCAGTGCAGTCACTCGCCTAAGGGGGAATGACAGTTGTTAAATCTCAATCCACTTGGATAATTGCGCCATAAAAAATGCACTGTTCGAAGAACATTTGGAAGTGATCAGAGTTCTCAGTGGAAAACCTCAGATCCAAGCGCTACGACACAACAACCGCTGGCTGCAGCTTCAGTGTTATATTATGCAAAGCTATTTTTGAAGactgacattttttatttatcgtATACACAGCAGGCTGACTTGATGCAAAGTTGATGCACGGAGCAGGTATTTACAAAATGATGAATATCTGTGACTGACCCTAACTCTAGCCTACACCTGGACTCAACAAGCCAATATTCCACCGAACAATTGAAAACTGCATATAAAACACGCAGCAAAACCTGCTGCACATCTGAGTcatttcacacagacacacacgtacgcacacaatCCTAAATCTCCCTTCCGGCACTGACCTGTCAGATTAGTGTCTGGGGGTTGttaactctctctcccatggTGATCAGATAACAAGCTGGCTCTATTTATACATACTGGGTCAGGCTacggacaaacaaacacatctgaAGGCAAGTCATCACCTCAGACAGGGGAGGTGTGGGGGAACAAAGTCATAATACTAGCTTGGCGATAGTAGCATTGCGATCATTTATCCATAAACCAGCCCTGATTGGGTCCAAATTCCAATTAGGACCAATAATCATGTCACTTATTTGTCATGAGCTCCTGTGGTCCTTCTGATATGGAGGTACTTCTCCCTTGTAGTCCAAGCCAAAGCTTAGGTTTAGGCCTGCACTTATCacctttcctccctctgccctccaACTACAAGGAGTCGTGTGCGCCCACATACAGTTAAGTGGTTAAGCCCAACGCCTCTGCGACCACAGGTATGCCTCCGCTGGCGAAACATCAAATCCTGCCGGtgcctcctctcctgtgtctcccctaatctgtctccctcacttctttcccactgtctAGGTCTGCCCAcgctgcgttttttttttttttaggggaaGAAAAGATCAAGGAGTCGTATCGTTTAGCCCGACTCACTGATAACTTCTCCATAGTGTAATTAGGCCATGGCTCAGAGTTGTGAAGCAATTAAGGACAGAGGGTATTGTTATCTTGGATCTACAGTTACAGGCAACTCCTTGGACTCTGGGGCTTTGTGATGCTGCAGTGGAGTTAGTGGCCTGTTTATCTGAAACTACCTCTGACATGACTTCTGACCCTGTGGGGTGACAGAGGTCCACACTCTCAGCCAGGCCTCCTATGATGGGTAATATAAGAGGTAAAATCACAACATCAAAAccatttaaaaatacataaaagctCATTCTTAAAAAGCCTCATTCTAGCTTGTCATTACAGGTGAGGAGTTTCTCTCTCGGGAGGTTTACAGTTGACTGATGTTGCTGTTAGAGCAgaactcgtgtgtgtgtgtgtgtgtgtgtgtgtgtgtgtgtgtgtgtgtgtgtgtgtgtgtgtgtgcagcaaaTTGTAAGGTTAATCTATGCCGCAGATGGCAAATCTTGGTGAAATAAAATTATATGGGGTTCTCTGGAAATCCAGGGGAACAGGGATTCCGCACATGAGGGGCTCCAGCCTACATTTAAGTCTCCTGCATACTCAATGGAGCATTCATCTTTCCAGAACCACAAGCATGAGCTCTGGGCTTCGCTAGCAGCTGATCTCATCTTAAATAAGTAATTTTgtaaatgaaaggaaaaaaggatCATATAGCAGGTTAACCGATCATGACACTAAAACCCTAATATGTTAATATTACTAATCTGATGCCACATTTGCTTTGCAGCTCCGTACATACAGAAGTATCTCTCTGGACACCGCAGGGGAAGTGAAATATGATCTAGCAACAATGCAAAAGAGGCTGGAAATGTGGAGGGACTGTGGCATGCGCGTGGTTCATATATTTGAACTGAAGGCAAAGGGTTGTAACAGCTGTATGTTCCTCACTGTTTTATCCCATTCTGTTGCTTGAATGTAAAACACTGCTGGGCGCAAAGGCAAATCAGCATGAATGCCTATCATTTCGATTATGTAAACCAGTGTGTGTAAGCGCAATAAAATGGATATGAAATATAGCTCAGGAAAGTGTGAGCAGTAAGTGAGGTAGGTTGACTTCATACACTACAGTCATAGCACCATCTGAATCATATCTGAAGCAAAAAATAGCAGTGTTTGGAAATATTTACGAGCAAAGATGCAAAAATTCAAGCAACAGAAGAGTCAAAACTGTGAAGTAATCTATCATGGGAATACAATAGCAAGGAAAGACCCAGA
The Centroberyx gerrardi isolate f3 chromosome 12, fCenGer3.hap1.cur.20231027, whole genome shotgun sequence genome window above contains:
- the tent5ba gene encoding terminal nucleotidyltransferase 5ba, translating into MSCGDGSVQSRRFCVLSWDQVQRLDSILGEAVPIHGRGNFPTLAVQPRQIVQVVQARLEERGVCVNNVRLNGSAASHVLHQDTGLGYKDLDLIFGVSLKDDQAFRLVKDVVLDCLLDFLPAGVSKERITALTLKEAYVQKLVKVCNDTDRWSLISLSNNTGKNVELKFVDSLRRQFEFSVDSFQICLDSLLLFDRCSETPMSESFHPTVLGESVYGDFEEAMDHLCRRTIATRSPEEIRGGGLLKYCHLLVRGFRASSEADMKQMQRYMCSRFFIDFPDIGEQQRKLEAYLQNHFAGMEHKRYECLMTLHHVVNESTVCLMGHERRQTLSLISMLALKVLAEQNAIPTVTNVTCYYQPAPYVQDINFSNYYIAHVQPPLVSPCSNSYQTWLPCN